The genome window CTTGGAACCCCCTGTTGTGGGGAGAACAGTTCTATCTTATGACCAGGTAGGACAGGTAGAGGAGATACCAGAGTCCGCCTGTCAGCAACAAGGGTGCTGTTAGACGACCGCGCCAGGACATAGTGCCAAAGATAAATGTTGTGGCGCCAAGGGCGATGGCCGCGCTGACGAAACCATCCAGGTTGCGGGTGGTGACGCTCCAATCAGTGAAGATGAGACCAAAGGACACGGGGATGCAGCTTTGGAAGACCATTGCCCCGGTGATATTGCCCAAGGCCAGGGTATCTTTGCCGTCACGTACCCAGAGGATGCTGTTACACTTCTCCGGCAGCTCAGTGGCGATTGGAGCTATAATCAGGGAAAGGATAAGGGCTGGCAGCCGAACCGTTTCGGCAACAGCACTGGTACCATTCACGAAGAGGTATGCTCCGCCCATCATCAGCCCAAGCCCAGCTAATACTTGGAGAATGACCAGGGCTAGTGGTGGGTTGTCCGCATTGCGGGCGAAGTGAAGGGGACTGAGATGGTTGGCATCGATGAGCTCCCCACCCTCGATGGCATGCCGGTAGACGTAGAAAACGTAGATGAGCAAGAACCCCAGAGCAATGATCACCTTAATGGCCGGTGAGGCGAAGAACGCCGCGGCTACAGCCACTAGATAAACGGCGAGAAAAAAGCGTACGTCCCGCCATAGCACCTTAGGGTTGATGCTCAAAGTAGTAGCTCTCCTCCCTGACCAGCTGTACAACACTACAGCGAGTCCGGTCACGAACATGGCCAAGGTAGATAGCATAAATGGTGCTCCCAGGATAGCTCCCATGCCCACATCGTGACCATGTTTAACGCCTCTGGCCAGGAACACGGCGACGATAGGGATCAACGTCTCCGGCAGTGCCGTGCCCACAGCAGCCAAGACACTCCCCACTATCCCCTCGTTGAAGTGGAGCTTATGTCCAACCCACTCAATGGAGTTGGTGAAGAGGTCCGCCGCCCATAGAATTATCCCCAGGCTAAGCACCAACGAAAGAATATCCCAAAGCAATCAATTTCACTCCAACGTTGACAATTGCGCCATGTCGGTATTTAATGTAAAAGTTAACACGGCTTCGCTTAGATTGCAAGGAATAGACCTCTTGGAGCCTATTTCCTAAACCTGAGGAGGGGTAGGGCCTCTTGTAATCTCTATGGCTATTGATTTCTATCAGAGGGTGAGTGAGCATTGCTTCGTTTAGATCCTGAACAACTGGTGAGGATACAAAAGGCTACGTTAGTCCTTGTCATCCTGAGTATAGTCGGTTTGAGCATTTATTTAGTGCTGGCCAGGCCAAATATAGCCAGCTTAGCCGATTATGGTTACCTGGGCATCTTCTTCATTATGTTCCTCTCGTCTTCGACGGTTCTTTTCCCTTTCCCGGGCTTCGCCACGGTGATAGCGGCGGGGGCCCTCTGGTCGCCTCTTCTGGTAGGCATCTGTGCTGGGCTAGGAGCAGCCACGGGCGAACTCACCGGCTACCTGGCCGGCTATGGCGGTAAAGCTTTATTGATCTCACGCCATAGTGAGCGATGGCAGCAGGCGGAAGCGTGGCTGCGCCGTTACGGATTTCTGGCTCTGCTTTTTCTGGCAGCTATTCCCAACCCTTTCTTCGATGTAATTGGGATCGTGGCTGGCAGTCTTTCCTATCCAGTGGGAAGGTTCTGGTTGGCTTGTGGATTGGGGAATTCGGCGAAGCTTATCTTCCTGGCCTATCTGGGGGAAAGAGCGGCCATCTGGTTGCTTCAGTAGAGAGAACAGCGCGGCCGTCTCGTCCCAATTGCAGTGGACGGCAATCGTGATTATAAATCGAGGGGGTTTTAATGAGCATCATCGAAGTAGAAAACCTGGTCAAGAAGTTCAATGGCCTCACGGCCGTAGATGGTATCTCTCTTGAGGTCAAGGAGGGGGAGATCTTCGGTTTTCTCGGCCCCAATGGGGCGGGCAAGACCACTACCATCAATATTAT of Chloroflexota bacterium contains these proteins:
- a CDS encoding VTT domain-containing protein, with amino-acid sequence MLRLDPEQLVRIQKATLVLVILSIVGLSIYLVLARPNIASLADYGYLGIFFIMFLSSSTVLFPFPGFATVIAAGALWSPLLVGICAGLGAATGELTGYLAGYGGKALLISRHSERWQQAEAWLRRYGFLALLFLAAIPNPFFDVIGIVAGSLSYPVGRFWLACGLGNSAKLIFLAYLGERAAIWLLQ
- a CDS encoding sodium:calcium antiporter, with protein sequence MLWDILSLVLSLGIILWAADLFTNSIEWVGHKLHFNEGIVGSVLAAVGTALPETLIPIVAVFLARGVKHGHDVGMGAILGAPFMLSTLAMFVTGLAVVLYSWSGRRATTLSINPKVLWRDVRFFLAVYLVAVAAAFFASPAIKVIIALGFLLIYVFYVYRHAIEGGELIDANHLSPLHFARNADNPPLALVILQVLAGLGLMMGGAYLFVNGTSAVAETVRLPALILSLIIAPIATELPEKCNSILWVRDGKDTLALGNITGAMVFQSCIPVSFGLIFTDWSVTTRNLDGFVSAAIALGATTFIFGTMSWRGRLTAPLLLTGGLWYLLYLSYLVIR